TAACGTGAGCAGCggcagccaaacacatctacgCCAGTAAAACATCAGTGTTCAGCTAGCATACCtgcgattggctgctggagttgGAGTCAGTGGgaatgctactgagcatgtgcaagaagtgtacaTACAAATGCTTCCTGTTTTTAGTAGAGGCATCCGTGGGAGGAGTTTAATAAGATGGAAGTCTCGTTTTCCAACTCCAATAACTTAATGGCACCttgaaataaaatgcatcatAGTCCATGCGAAATGGACTCCTATGTGGATGTAACATGAAAATAGTGCTGCATTTGAAATTGAGCTTTAAGGGTTCAGGAATTGGAACTGATCTCTATATACAATGGAACCATATTCCAACTTTTGCATTTGTAATGTTTCAATGTTAACTCAAATACCTGGGAACCCTCTGATTGTCATGGTTAGGAGCAACACTTTATATTAATGTGTTACTTAGTGCCCCGCACTTAGATGGTTAATTTTATGAGAAAAGGCATTTTAATTCAGTATGCTTTCCACAGCACTTTATTTTGCATGCCTAAGAAAGCTAAATCTAGGACACCATtacctctgttttctgtcatgTTCCTAACAATACATATGTAGACTTTTTTCATATATCCTCCACTCCCTGAGGTACCCACTGCTTCATACACAAAGCTCCTGTGAGTCAAAGGCTCAATAACGGGATCAATGGAAATGAGTCATTATACCCAGTTTGAAAGCACAAGTATGTCCACAGAAAATACTGATGACTTTTCTGGTTCTTGTTCTCTCTCTCCAGAGTGCCTCTTGCAGGAATGTAACCCACACGTTGCACTCAGccacctgcaggaggagctgcAGAGCACCGAGGCAGAATGTGAGGTCAGTCGCTGTGTTTTAGATCATACAATCTGCACATTTGATTAATTTGTAAGTTTAATAACATAGATTAAAGCTAGAAAAATATAAAGGCTTAATACAGAACGTGATCTCATTGGATTGTATATATGACTATTGGATCGGCTCGCTCACCTTGTGTACTGGGATGCAGTGGGGACCCAGGAGAGGTGCCCTATTGGCCCTTATGGTTAGTGGAATACTTATTAGCCCTTAAGAGGACTACCCACCGTGTAGTTTATAGGTCCTGCTAGCTAATTGAATTACAATTGTACATGTAATTCGTCTAAACGCTGCAGACATGACAGTTCGACtaacatcactttttttttttctacttttttactttttttattttctctttttttctcgcACCATTTCACATGATGGTTTGCACCATAGACTTAAAAAGGATTGGTTCTCCATATGGctttattttgttcatttattATGTACTGCAgtgtaacctttttttttttgagtcctgacaaaataaacaaatctacTAAGACAGAAGACACCGTAGATCAGGAGTGTTTCTTAAGTGTTGTGCAATTTAAGGTGTACTTTAAGGTTTATAGTTAAAGGGGTAGTAGGTACACTGAGAGTAGCAAGGGGTGGGCAAGACCAAACACTACTCCCCTGTCTAACTCTAACCTGTAGTACGAGGGTATCAGCACCGCACCCAGGGAGTCCAGGTCACATCTGGCAGGTTCCTAGCTACACAAAAGAGAGGCATTTACTTACTATGGTTTGGAGAGTTGGGGTAGCTCCATGGAATAGCATTGAATAGTATAGCTAAATCTTTGAGAATTACAGTCTAGATTGTTTATTGAGAATTTATCATCACTCAATTGAAAAACAAACTCTTGGAATCATTGGCTTCCACTAAGAGCAGGCCCTGACTAAATGCCAAACAGACTCTTTGGTTTGGGTTTATGTTGAAAACAGGATATAGTCacctttttgttatttataaatgatgttATTTAAGAGCCTTAGCGTGCCCTAATGCCCTATTAGACAATCTGCTTCCTACTGCCACCCAGGCTATGTTCCCAGGTTCTGTAGtaattctatttcttttttccaacTATCCTTTTCTGAATATTgttctattttgtattttgatataTAAGTCACTAacacaactgtttttttttcttttaatttttctgtgttgacttctgtaatgtcctgcCTACTATACTTTACCGCTCCTAATATACTTGTTTTACTTCATACTATGTTCATCCTTTATTAATCTCCGTTTCTAATCCTTCAATCTCACCCTGCCTCTCTTCAGGCCCTTTCTCAGCTGTTCCTGGAGGGTTCCCTCCCTCTTCTTGTTTTCCTGGATTCTTATCACTTGCTCCGGGCTCAGTGTCACATACGCAGGATCCAAAACGAGAAGCTGCTAGAGCTTTTGGGAGAGACTCTTGACCAGGACACATCCCCCCATACCCAAGAACTGCCTCCAGACCGGGAATTACCCCCTCAATCCACCAAATCACCCTCTGACCAGAACCTGCCCTCCAAGCTTCAAGAACTCAACCCACCGTCCAGAAAACTGCCCCCCAAGCAGGCCTTGCCCCCTCCTCAAGCCACCAAATTGCCCCCCAACCGGGATCCTCAAGTGAAGCCTCGTGATGTAGCCCCTGGGGGGCAACAGCCTTCTCGACCCCGAGAACTGCCcatccagaccagcaaactgcccCCTGAAAGAAAACTGCCTTCCAACCCCAAGGAAAAGCCCCACAACCCCAGAGATCAGGCTTGTTCTCAGTCAATTCCTTCTCCAGCTGCCCCTTCACAGATGCCCCCTGCTGTGTTCCGTTTGCCTCCACTGCCATGCGGGATGGCGCCCGCATTGCTGATCCCAGCGGAGGTGCTATCAACGTTTCAGGGTCAGTCTGCCCAGTCCCCTGGCTGTCTCCCTCAAATGGGTCGCCCTAATGctcagcagcagcaacagcccCCAAGGGCGCCTCTGCGCTTCATCGCTCGTATCTACTTCCTGAGCACTCGGCACCTGAGGGTGTTGTCCAGAgcccagcggcagcagcagcagcagcaccctCCGAAGCGATAAGTGAGGGTCTACTGAAGGATAAGGGAGTGGAGCAGTTTATGGGACGGGGGACAGGGTAGTTGTCTGTGTGTGGGTGAGTGTGTGATTGTGTCTGCAGACGTAgtatgtctgtttttttgtcaAGGAAGGATATTTTAGTTACTTTCTGTATAAGGAAGCGTTGGCGTGGGTGTgctcggtgtggcagagcgtgTAGTCCTttggatgcagtgtgtgtaccATTGCATCCACGAAGCGTGCTGAGTGCTTCTCTTTCAGTGTGTTTATTTGATTGTAGACGCAGTATGTGTGCATCATGGGACTGTGCAGATTCACTGTGTATGTCACGAGTAAACAACCTCTTGCCCTCTAACAGTTGTGGGGCGGTAATTTCATTCACCCTCACCCACGTA
This sequence is a window from Spea bombifrons isolate aSpeBom1 chromosome 2, aSpeBom1.2.pri, whole genome shotgun sequence. Protein-coding genes within it:
- the VPS37D gene encoding vacuolar protein sorting-associated protein 37D codes for the protein MNPGSRSHPSPEHDSAKPGVTRPHPSSDASSSKATARSDPSQEASSSSGGSSPSDRFGVLSTEQLRQLLQDEGKLQRIVRLSEQVQSLQEERKASLASNFQLAQKNLSLRPRLETGKANLAIKYQLLRETCASCRGKLRKIQCLLQECNPHVALSHLQEELQSTEAECEALSQLFLEGSLPLLVFLDSYHLLRAQCHIRRIQNEKLLELLGETLDQDTSPHTQELPPDRELPPQSTKSPSDQNLPSKLQELNPPSRKLPPKQALPPPQATKLPPNRDPQVKPRDVAPGGQQPSRPRELPIQTSKLPPERKLPSNPKEKPHNPRDQACSQSIPSPAAPSQMPPAVFRLPPLPCGMAPALLIPAEVLSTFQGQSAQSPGCLPQMGRPNAQQQQQPPRAPLRFIARIYFLSTRHLRVLSRAQRQQQQQHPPKR